From the Juglans microcarpa x Juglans regia isolate MS1-56 chromosome 3D, Jm3101_v1.0, whole genome shotgun sequence genome, the window ACTGGATTTTCTGCGAAATAGTCGCAGAAAATGCGCTcatgcccttgaatatgatcacgccGAATAAACTTACGATGTTGGCGATTGCCACGATGTCTCGATGACTCTCCATCAGCCTCGGCATTAATAACAGCATCCAACTCATCATCAGATAACAAGTATGTAAGTAATTTGCAAAAGAAAGAACGAGTCATTTGATGAAGGGAGTTGGATATGAGACTTGGGCTTTTTAGAATGTGAATGCAAGTAGAATGcgtatttatagaggaaaaaattaCCATTACATATAAGACACAAAATGTTACCGTtggagaaaagataaaaaaaagttaccgttagagaaaagacaaaaaaaagttaccgttggagaagagacaaaaaaagttaccgttggATAAATGACAAAGTATGTGTACTAATCATGGCGAattcaaaatgttaccgttgtactattttgtaaaatattttatcatcaatacGCGAAAAAtgcacatatttaaaaaaattattatttttaatatcgatgtttaattgaaaaataatattgtatctcgaaaaaaaaatcgtataagtatttataaaatgtgatctttgaaaataagagaataagacaaaagagttagtatttaaaaatagaaatggaagtgagaaaaaattaataaaaaaataatagaagaatattattttaatagaatagagaaaggataaggaatgagatgtagaaggtttttttgaagatgagtaaaatttaggataaaattatagGGAGTGTcctttttagctaaaatttaggaaaaattttAGAGAACCCAATGGGGATGCTCTCACACTTCTCTCTTTTGTAATCTCTATGTCGTTGAAAACCAGATGTCTCTCCCTGTCTCTATCCTCACGATTTTTCAAccacgtgtgtgtgtgtctctctctctctctctcgaaaaTGAAGAAAACCACAACCTAGGTTAGTCAACGAAAAATACGGTTGTTCTTCATGGGAAaggtggaatttttttttattttcttcttcaaatttgagtTTCCCCATCTCTTCCCCAATTCACCTCGTCCTCTCTGTTCCTTACCTAGGGTTTCTGTTTTTCAGTTTGCCTAAATTTAATGTATATGTGTATGATTTCAAATCTACCCTCTCTGTCTTTAAAGTCCTCCAATCGAAAGTTTTTTTCCCTTAGATCTGAACAATTTCAAATCTACCCTCTATGTTTGTCGACTCTTACGAATgagttaatattatttttagatctgaacatattttttgaagattgCTTTCAGTTTGGTTTAATTTATTGTATGTGTATACTCTGAGATCTACCCTTTATATCTCCAATCCTCTAGTcaggaattttttttacatccAGACATGTATTTGACcgtattttttaatttggtttaatttaatGTATATACGTAAGATGTTTTTACTCATGCTATACAAATTCAAACATCTTCCactgaaagaagaaagaagaagtttGTGTGAAGACTGACGGTTATTGGTGGTGGAAGCcgaactttagaaatataaaaagacaaaacttCTGCAAACAAAGAGGGAGCAAACCGTCATTTACAAATACACAAGGGTAAAATCGGGAAGCAAAAGACGAAAAACACTATTACTTTTTGCTAGGGTGCAATTCGATCCGGTGGATTGTCCGGCATTTTTCTCGGATCGGACCGAACATCCCTAAGGACCGTAATGTCCGTTCCAGTtcaatctaattattttttttatttttaaataaaataataaaaaaatatatttaaaatactaaattaaaattaagttaattattaatgtagattctgtaattaacttaataaaaaaaaattatatgatcaataataataaattagataaaaattatattattaacttatataattactatataattaattaattgatagaatattaatttgttaatattatatttaaaattttatatttttaatagtgataaattaaataaaaattacataataaattatataattattatataaataatatatataatgatatattttttttgtttcaatccAATCCAGTCCAGTCCGAGCTAGAAACTCCTAAAtcaggaccggaccggaccgaaccaacTTTAATCCTCTATTTCTTGAACCGGGACTTAGTACGGCCCGGCTAGAAGAGATTTATATTCGTacctcatctcaactcatctcactactattcattactattcatcaactttaactcacaaatctcactactatttacaactcacTATTTTTTGCGTTGGCGCTTTTAGCATGAATAGATATATGACCGATGCTGCAAGCTGAGGACGGAGATCGTAACTGATTTTACTTCTCTGTCCCCATTTGCGTTACAAACGTACACAATCGGTGGTAATTTCCTTttgcgagaaaaaaaaaataaaaaaaaataaataaattatggatTCCTTTAGATTAGAATAACAGGACACACCCTACTAAGAACACTAAAGCAAACAAAGGGTCATGACTGCCTTTATCAACAGGGGGAGATTTCGACTTCAAggagttttcttctttcctttcaataatatactttttgAGGGTAAAAGAGAGCTATTTATTATATGGGAGTTTTATGGGAGAAAACAAAGTATTTAAGCCTCTATGTTATAAGAATAATTCtcataagaagaagaagaatgttgGCAAAGACTAGAAACAGAATTTGAGAACCATGTAATGCTTATATAAGCTGATATTGGCCCGCTaccattttcttgtagtaaaaACGAACGGAAGTCCCTAGAACTTCAAGACAAAAAACATCCCAACAGAGACCAAAAGCTACCCAGAGCAGAAGTTTTGCCAAAAATAGCTATATGACTCGAGGTTTATTCCAAAATGCAAATGGAGTACACCCATATCTAAACCCTAGACTCAACAAACACATAAAAGATGATGCCTTGAATATTCAGGTTAGCTTCAAGCATGTACGGATGCGATGTGGACAATCAAGTCAACCACACGGGTGCTGCAAATACAAAAGAATTTAGGGAAAATCAGAAGTCTAGGTAGGTAGCATTTCATAGATTTTGAACCCTAATCTGATCGATATTAGAAGGAAGAATTTAGGGAAAATCAGAAGATTACCTGTAGCCCCACTCATTGTCATACCAAGAGACAAGTTTCACAAAGTTTTCATTCAATGCAATTCCGGCCTTGGCATCAAATATGCTAGACCTGCATAAAGTACATCAAGCATGCTTAAAATAACAATGTTATATCAGGATCTTTACCAAgagtaaataaaacaaaaaagccaAACAGACATACAATCATATTTCTTTTATCGGTACATACACAATCATATTGAAACATTACTCTACCTGTTGTCACCAACAAAGTCACTAGACACCACATCATCTTCAGTGTAACCCAAAATCCCCTTAAGCTTGCCCTCGGATGCATCCCTGAACATTGTCAGATAAGTATAGATTAGAACAGATATATAATGAATATGGTAGAAAAGGCCATGCTACTAGTCTTGGCACGTAATATAGGAAAGGATAACACATATAGggataaaaaatgaattttcgaACACTTACTTAATAGCCTTTTTTATCTCCTCATATGTTGCCTTCTTCTGAAGCCTGACAGTGAGGTCAACAACTGAAACATCCACAGTGGGTACACGGAAGGACATTCCAGTCAATTTGCCATTGAGTGATGGAAGAACTTTACCAACGGCCTATATAACCACaaaaataggaagaaaattATTCAAGATGCTAAATACAGCGGCAACATGGAATACTGACCGAAGAGTCATGCCATAAACTCCTATATATGATTCCCAATTAGAGTGAGTATTGAAAAGCAATTAGCAAAAATATTCAGCGAGCATGCATTGGGTCActacaaatatttatatcatCAGGCAAACAACATTGTCAATAAGAATTGGTTAACTACCTTAGCAGCTCCGGTGCTGCTGGGGATAATGTTGAAGGAAGCAGCTCTTCCACCCCTCCAGTCCTTGCTTGAGGGCCCATCAACAGTCTTCTGGGTGGCTGAATCACAAAACCCCCAGCAACCAACACCATCAAACTAAAATCGGAAAAATAAGACAGACGGAAGGATTGTTGCATGACCAACAACTTACCGGTAATGGAGTGGACGGTGGTCATTAGACCCTCAACAATTCCAAAATTGTCATTGATAACCTGTACACAAATTTCATACCACCTCAGAATTAAGCACAACAATTCAGAATACAATTTCAACCATGATACGCGATCTTAAACCACATAAATCTTGATTTTTAAACAGACCTTGGCGAGGGGAGCAAGGCAGTTGGTGGTGCAGCTAGCGTTAGAAACAATGTCAAACTCGGGCTTGTATTCCTTCTCATTCACACCCACAACAAACATGGGCGCATCCTTGCTAGGAGCAGAAATGATGACCTTCTTAGCACCACCCTGATCACCAAATAATCAAAGTAAAAAACGCCACTACAAAAGATCCAACAAATCAACTccatttctcattctcattctAGACAAAAACATCCAATTAAATCACGTAACACATAAAGAAGTATGATTTCCATCCATAAAACCCCAAGATTAACCTTCACTAAATCGAAAAGAGCAAACCTTCAAGTGAGCAGCAGCCTTTTCCTTGTCTGTGAAAACACCAGTAGACTCGACGATATACTCGGCTCCAGTCTTTCCCCATGGGATCTCTTCCGGGTTCCTGAATAAACTCCCACAAAAAAGGCAGCGTTCTATAATTTCTCACGACCATTTATCGCAGTACAAACAACAAAAGGAAGCCGGCACCGATCATGCGATGAAATACAGAGAATGGGAACCGTTACCTGATGCCGAAAACAGCGACGGGCTTCTCGCCAAAGAGAAGGGTGCTGGAGTCCTTGACCTTGATGTCGTTGTGCTTCCAGTGGCCGTGAACGGTGTCGTACTTGAACATATAAGTCTGTCACGTACTCAATCATTAGTTGAAGCTAACCAGCTAATTCCAAACCAGATCCAAGTTCTCTCACTAACAATACGATATGtgaaatttttctatttctttttgtttgtattaTCTTACCATGTAGTCAGTGGTGATGAAGGGATCGTTAACGGCGACGAGTTCAACATCATTTCTCTGAAGAACAACCCTGGCAACCAAACGACCGATCCTTCCAAACCCTACAGATCAAACCAGTATACAAACGAACAAAACCCGTCAGAACCTGAAAAAAAACGACCTTCCAAAACAGTAGAGACAATAGAAAAAACACTCGAGAC encodes:
- the LOC121254432 gene encoding glyceraldehyde-3-phosphate dehydrogenase, cytosolic — encoded protein: MASDKKIKIGINGFGRIGRLVARVVLQRNDVELVAVNDPFITTDYMTYMFKYDTVHGHWKHNDIKVKDSSTLLFGEKPVAVFGIRNPEEIPWGKTGAEYIVESTGVFTDKEKAAAHLKGGAKKVIISAPSKDAPMFVVGVNEKEYKPEFDIVSNASCTTNCLAPLAKVINDNFGIVEGLMTTVHSITATQKTVDGPSSKDWRGGRAASFNIIPSSTGAAKAVGKVLPSLNGKLTGMSFRVPTVDVSVVDLTVRLQKKATYEEIKKAIKDASEGKLKGILGYTEDDVVSSDFVGDNRSSIFDAKAGIALNENFVKLVSWYDNEWGYSTRVVDLIVHIASVHA